A single genomic interval of Gemmatimonadaceae bacterium harbors:
- a CDS encoding DinB family protein, with the protein MKRVIVVGFLLFVSVKAMAQSAADPFTSDIRRDYRAVRDYFSRAAEKMPEDKYAFRPSPDARTFAQQVAHVADDQYNLCSPAKGERRKAPYTDIESRLATKPELVVALKDAFAFCDAVYDAMTDATGLQPSTGMKDRSKFSYLNWNLWHTWEHYGNIVVYLRMNGLVPPSSEKTPTPPAAAPPPT; encoded by the coding sequence ATGAAGCGCGTGATCGTGGTGGGATTCTTGTTGTTCGTCTCCGTCAAAGCGATGGCGCAATCGGCGGCGGATCCGTTCACCTCGGACATCCGGCGCGACTACCGCGCCGTGCGTGATTACTTCAGTCGGGCCGCCGAGAAAATGCCCGAGGACAAGTACGCGTTCCGGCCGTCGCCCGACGCGCGGACGTTCGCGCAGCAGGTCGCCCATGTCGCCGACGACCAATACAACCTCTGCTCGCCGGCGAAGGGCGAGCGACGCAAGGCACCATACACGGACATCGAGAGCCGGCTGGCGACAAAGCCGGAACTCGTCGTGGCTCTCAAGGATGCATTCGCCTTTTGCGACGCCGTGTACGATGCGATGACCGACGCGACGGGGCTCCAACCGTCCACGGGTATGAAAGACCGATCCAAATTCTCGTACTTGAATTGGAATCTCTGGCATACCTGGGAGCATTACGGTAACATCGTCGTGTACCTGCGGATGAATGGCCTGGTCCCGCCGTCCAGCGAGAAGACGCCGACACCGCCCGCAGCCGCTCCGCCGCCGACGTAG